A genomic window from Methanobrevibacter sp. TLL-48-HuF1 includes:
- a CDS encoding preprotein translocase subunit Sec61beta — protein sequence MSKKNDKISMPQTGAGLVRYFDEESVGPKLSPEHVIVITVILAIFCFVLRFSG from the coding sequence ATGTCAAAAAAGAATGATAAAATTAGCATGCCTCAAACTGGTGCTGGTTTAGTAAGATATTTTGATGAAGAAAGTGTAGGTCCAAAACTTTCTCCTGAACATGTTATAGTTATTACAGTTATTTTAGCTATTTTCTGTTTTGTTTTAAGATTCTCTGGATAA
- the moaC gene encoding cyclic pyranopterin monophosphate synthase MoaC — protein sequence MGKEFTHLTDSGVHMVEVGQKPDQKRLAIASGKIHLDENTIKMIQNEEIKKGNVLTTAQIAGIQAVKGTSSIIPLCHPLSLTGIEIDFDVKSTEITATCSVKTLGKTGVEMEALTGVSVSLLTIWDMVKAVEKDENGQYPDTRISDICVIKKEKI from the coding sequence ATGGGTAAAGAGTTTACACACCTTACAGACAGTGGAGTACATATGGTTGAAGTTGGCCAAAAGCCGGATCAAAAAAGATTAGCTATAGCTAGTGGAAAAATACATTTAGATGAAAATACCATTAAAATGATTCAAAATGAAGAAATTAAGAAAGGAAATGTATTAACTACTGCTCAAATAGCTGGAATTCAGGCAGTTAAAGGCACTTCTTCAATTATTCCGCTCTGTCATCCGTTAAGTTTAACTGGGATTGAAATAGATTTTGATGTTAAATCAACTGAAATAACTGCAACATGCAGTGTTAAAACATTAGGAAAAACTGGTGTTGAAATGGAAGCTTTAACTGGTGTAAGTGTTAGTTTGCTTACAATATGGGACATGGTTAAGGCAGTTGAGAAAGATGAAAACGGACAGTATCCTGATACAAGAATAAGTGACATTTGCGTAATTAAAAAAGAGAAAATCTAA